The DNA region ACTCGATAATTTATTCATGCTATCACATATAGAGTTTACATAATATGGGGATGAATTTTTGTCAAGGTTTGTAATAAAACATTCTGGAATTATGAGAATTTAATCTGCTAATGGCAAAGGGGAGTTGATGAATAATGTAAGGACAATCAATATTATTGTTCAATATTTGATAGGTAGTTAACCAGAATATCTTAATTCTCCTCTTACTGAAAGAGAGAATTAATGAAATGTATCGGTCAACTCTGAAACATAGCAacctaacattttatttttaaaatgccaaatttcatattttaagtgCAAAAAAGTTTATCCTTTAAAAGCGTCAAGccaatatctttatttttctcttcACAGTACACCTCCTGAACAAGAAACTCGATCTGATGACACCTTGAAACTAGCTAAACAGGAGTTGTACCCATTGGACAAAATACAGCTTGGCTGGTCTAGCACGGGAGACTGGTCTGTAGGGGCAGGAATGGTCAATATGGGAAACACTTGTTACCTAAATTCTACCCTACAAGCTCTCTTCCATGTCCCTTCATTAGTTAATTGGCTTATGTCTGATAAAGAACATGCCTTAAAATGCCAGGATAATGGTATGGTAGGGAATTCTTTCATATATCTACTGATTCCAGAATATTCTATATCTTTTAGGAACTTGCATAATTTGCGCTATGAGAAAAACCCTTCAAGAATCCCAACAGAGGAACATAAGTTCCATTAGGcctattttgatttataataaattaaggcTTGTGTGTCGAAATTTGATTCCTGGACGGCAGGAGGATGCTCATGAGTTTCTTAGGTACCTTGTAGAAGCCATGGAAAAGTCTTTTCTGCAgaggtttaaaaataataatatgtttgatTCAAAAGTGAAggtaattcagtttttttttataatttggatTATATGATGATTAAAACATTTTAGGAAACTACTCCACTTAATCAAATCCTAGGAGGTTATTTAAGGTCAGCAGTACGGTGTTTGAGGTGTGGACACGTCAGCACCACCTTTCAGCATTTCCAAGACTTATTATTAGATGTAAGAAAAGCTCAGACTTTGGAGGAGGCGCTAGAACTTTACTTTAGCAGGGAAAAACTGGATGATGAGAGCTATCATTGTGAAGCTTGTCAAAAAAAGGTGATGTccttgatatagtttttttttttacaattaattatGGTGTAAATTTTACTTAGGTTCCAGCAACAAAACAGTTTCAGTTAGAACGAGCACCCATGGTCTTATGTATTCAACTAAAAAGGTTTTCtgttagtaataataaaattactaaacacATTGCCTTTAGGCAAAGATTGGATCTTAGTCATTATGCTAGgcaaaagtaaataatttcatattaaatgagtgtttttatattgatttttatatgtatttttagaCCAAATGTGCCTCTTGTATACAGATTGGTTGCCTTGGTCACCCATATGGGTCCCACAGTTAGTTGTGGTCATTACACTGCCGTAGCTCAAGCACCTTCTGGTAATTTTTACCAGTTTGATGATAGTATGGTAAGTGATAATTGTTAAATATCTACAATAGtttagtattttaaatgatttgtattaatttttttttgctttcatCTTTTCAATTGATAAATTGCCGAATGATTGCAATATGATCACAAATTATATAAGAATAAAGAACAATTGAGAAAAAAAGTCCTAATAAGTTTTTCcagaatgttatttaaattgTCTAAAGAAGTAAAAgcttgtaaaaataaatgggTCTGATGACTTAAATAGTGGAAATGGCAGTATTCAATTCATAAATGGTTTATTATACGGGGTAGCACATCGAAAATGAGACAGAGCTAATTACGGCCATAACCACAAAATCACTCAAATCAAAGTTAAATGTAAgatttgggaaatgtgcaaaattagtggtatcttctttgttatcgtttttctaaaatttggtaaatagggacatgttttttttttagcaaaaactactgcatttaatatgctttccaatgatatacttacttttgtgatagcaaTTCATGAgcaaaaccacaaaaattgaaaattttcaaatcttatatttcttgatcttttgagCACCCATGCGGTGATTACTTGTAGTTCTATCTTCCCTAACACAACAACTCCACAACTTTCCATTAGAGAAGCTGTAAACAAATAACCTATCGcgatattcattctttaagaaaaaaggcagattttccttcttttgtaaatggcaatgaatccgcaaaagaaggagattcacaaaccatgtattacttgattttaaaacaaaagcatagatatttacaatttgacaagAACTGTCATTAAGTTTTCACTTCGACTTAAAGAGTTTAGtaagtaatttgatttaaacgtgcttaaaaaaatattgcctagtttcacaaacattgaatatcaggacatattatttatttacggtgtCGCAAATGGAAACTCGCGGGAGGCAGCAAGGGAGTATGCGCTTCGTTTTCCTAATAGACGGCAACCCCATAGAAGTACATTTGCAGAAGTGTTCAGACGCTGTGGGGAAACTGGAGACAAGAACCTGCGATTATGCGCTGTTACAGAAGATAGATCTAGAAGTACTCGCTGCATTAAGGATTCACCATTCCACTGTAcatagagttcttaaaaaaaaaataatttgcatccgTTTCATTTGGAAAAAGTCCAGGATTTTAGCCTGTTGATGGTGACTTCAATTCTGTAGGTGGTACTTAAATAAGTTGCAAGTGGTgaacagatcaaatattttggacagttaaagcaacatttacaagagccggaataatgaatttaagaaataaccatATATGGCATACAGAAAACCCTCATGTGACTGTTGTTTCTCATTTTCAACATGAGAAAAGGATCAACGTATGGATAGGATTAATTAGAGGTCGCATTTTCGGGCCTATAATACTTCCTGAGCGGCTCAATtccaatgagttttcaaatttattaaataatgaccttgttgactttctggaagaaatccccttagctgctagacaggaactttggtttcaaatggacggatgcccagcccataatggcagaattgtgcaaaattccttGAATCAATGCTTTGGGGAGAAATGGATCGGAAGATACGGTCCGGTAAGATGGCCGCCCAGAAGCCCTGACCTTACGCCCCTTGTCTTTTATGTCTGGGGCACATTAAAATGtaatgtttatagtattaacattaatacttGGGATgaactaattaatcgaattagtgtgtgttgcaatgaaatgcaacaaaaacgcgttgaacttgaacgggttgttgatagtgtcagaagaagatgcatcaaatgtattgaacaagagggAAGACATTTTGGTCAATCaggtaatattaaatttgaaaattttcaatttttgtggttttctttcttttgcccatgatattgatgtgaaaacaaatagttatcacaaaagtaagtatatcattggcaagcatattaaatgcagtagtttttgctgaaaaaaaacatttccctATTTAccgaattttagaaaaacgacaacgaagaagataccactaattttgcacatttcccatatgttacatttaacttctgataacacccactataaaaaattactcaaaaacttaaatatacccttcttatagcaaatttaattctctttcagatggtatatctaaattttatgtgatgGTAAGAATAACgaagatattcttgtttatatgaaaaaaaaaacaaagaaatttgataaaatcaaaaaatgctaaataccagaagaactaacaacttttcgaaaaaatgttgtacgacttttttgttgcaaatgacttgtttaatcacctcttaaagtttggcggtttttatagtaaacaccttgtatattatgATGTAGTTTAAGTTagtactttttaacattttcgcATTTGAACTTTAAAaggtcatttaaaataattactttattacagATTATTCCAGTTTCTAAACATTGACAGGAATTAGGGTAAAAATATACTCTAGGTCTAGACTTTCAAAAATTTAtcgcaaaaatacatttaaaaagaattgcttgggtattatgttaataaatgaCGGAAATGGTCACTTCCAATCTCCATACTATAATACAGATTTCGCTGTAATCGTTGTTCTGCAGTTCTTCGAGTGTGATTTGAAggcatttatttacatttctaTTCCGTAAATCTCCTAATGAAATGAGTCTCACAGTCAAGTCCAGAGGTAATAAATCTGACCGGGGCGGTTTCTTATTACAGAACgaattatttttccatttcatAGAAATAATACACTCAATTTTCATTTCATTCAGgaaattttaaactttgttcaaaaaaacaaataattttgtagcACAGGCTCTCATGTCTTTTGCAAACTTAAGACATATCGCAATTATGTATTTTAAGGCATTTGTTGTTAGGTAGCCGCCAACATAAACAAATGCatgttttgtttctttcttCCTATAACTGTCATAATGTTGAGAAATGTTGATCTACAAGTAGATACAAGGTTCTGGTCCAGATAATATTTcacctgttttttaaaaattatagccCCACATTTTGCCATGCAAAGCATAAAAGATTCATTATGGAATTCTACATGTCACTCTTCTtttcatttatcaaaaacaaGTATTGTTTGTTTATAATATCGATGCAAAGTTTAGTATGCATGAGAAAATTGGAGCATACAAGTAATCAGTGGTAGTACCATAACTAGCATCAAAATTGTCGACCACAGGAATGACCTCTAACTGCACTTACGCTCTTCTTGTGTTGCGAGAGCTCCAAGAACCGCTCAAATATTAGAAGCTATAAACGACTGTATGTAGTTAATGATTTCTTAATTTGTAATTCGCGAAAATATGTGATAGTTCTTGCAGCATGACCTAACTGCAGTAAAACTAATTGTAAAATTGGATTTAGCGACTTGGTTTTCTCACGCTAAAAAATTAGTTCTACTTACTACCAAAATGAAATAGTAAAACTTGATTTTATCAGATTTAACTCAACCACTTTTATGCTTTGCACGGCAGCATTATCATATCTACATCTTACATTTATAATTACTCTCTCAAAACTAAGATATTTccataaatatggaaaatttccaatacaagaaaaaaaggaaagataAAGGAAAGGAGGAGATAAATATCATATTACTAATTACAGGTCAATCTCAGGTCTAAATATTAGgccaaaaatattgaaatcaatTGTGAATGATGATTTGATCGCAACCTTTTACCACATAATCTCAGACAATCAACATGGTTTTTCTAAGGGTCAATCTTGCTTAATATATCtggaaatttttttcaagatatCTTGCTAATGCCTTAGATCATGTAATTTACGTCATGTTGacgtaatttattttgatttaaaaaaaatctttagtcAATCTCAATATCTTGTGTTAAAtcaatctataaaaatttctgaaaaaagtcTTGATCCATTATTATCTTAACGCTACAGCAATTTAACTCAGCGAAAACAAAGTGGAACTATCAATCAAGAGAAATGGAAGTTACCTCTCGTGTACCCAAGGAATCGCATGTGGTTTGCATTTCTATTTGCGTTGTTTGTTAATGACATTCCAAGTTATTatgcttaaaatttattatgcttaCAATTAGCAGACGATCCAAACTGCTTTAAATGGATATATAATCACTGCAAAGAATGGCAGGCAGATATTAGGGAAGTTTGTTGTGAGTGGGACACCTTGTATCCCTCCACTGCAACCCTAGGTCTGTTTCGGCTCAGATATTGGGGGACAGAGAACCTCATAACTGGTATAGAAACCAACATGGAATTGGAATGGAcaaatcttacaaaatattaaattattttcaaaaaagacaaATCAGATTAAATCTCCATATAAACTGAATAATGAATTGAACATCTAGACAAAAATAGTAAGTACCTTGTGGCATTCCTGGACTTATCAAAGGCATTTGATGCAGTCTGGCATTCAATCTTATTGGAAGTTCTGGAAAAATATGGTATACAAGGAAACATTTTGTTACTCTTAAAGAACTACCTATCAACTAGGGTACAATACACCAACATTCAGGATACTATTAGCTAGCCAGAGATTGTAAGGACTGGGGTGCCACTGGGCACTGTATAAATGAAATAGATTTACGTGGGAAGATAGTTTCCTACGCAGATGATACTTCAGTGGTTTTCCATGGGGACACATGGGAAGatgttaaatcaaaatttcaacaTGGTCTggccttaataaaaaaagatttttagaCACCTCACTcttaatagcaaaaaattaaagttcatTACATTTTCTATAAAGGACACCGGTAGATCAGATTTCCAAAATAAAGTCAACAATATAGAAAATTCTATTGAACAGGTTGATTCAATTAAATACTTGGTTGTATACAtagataaaaacttaaaatgggatctccataaatataatttttaattgataatccataatttttatattcttagataaattctttcaagaaaaataCTGATTTTAATATATAAGGCATTACTAAGATATGGAATATTGCTCTGGGGCGCAGCTTACAAAAACAGTATTGGTGCACTTAAAATTGTACAGAATtcaatcataaaaataatgtttaaaaaacccAGATTGTTTTCAACTAATGAATTGTATAAAGGTGATATAAgtgatatttacaattttgattGCAACATGTTGTTCCTATATACATAAACATCATCATCAATTCAggtgcaatttaaataaaaatatactccTACCTAAAGTAAACCGAACATTAAGTCagcaaacaatatttttcttgaGCCCCAAATTTTATAACCTATTGCCAAATGAAATTAAgcaagtaaaattttaaaaaagtttaatgtcttagttactaattatattaaaataaataaaacaaaatttgtgggctaacatatactttatttaatatcaattttttccagttaatttcttggtttttgTAGGATAGATATAATGATctacatataataaatattatctagAATGTGATCAAGGGCCAATCTCTAGAGctcattatatattattaacttgGTTCTGTGTGATATACCTATACATTATAAATTCAgtattatattatgtaattattagATACCTATACTAACTAATCCAGCTTtggtaaaatcaatttttactgtatttcttTGTAGAGAGAATATTTGATGTATATTTAAGTTGAGGTATTGTTTTGAATCATGTGGCACACACAGATACCTCTGTATCTCGGTGTCATTTATGTCTATTGTATTTATATACTATGCATTATTACctaataaattgaattgaattgaaaattgaaaaaaaaattaagaagggggaatattttaaatagaaggTGCCCAAGGTGCCAAGACCTTTAGGTGGGACCTTCCTCCTTTATTTCTTATTCCATTGATCATGAGGCTTCTGAGAAGTCTGCATCTTATAATATTCCTCATCGGATCACAAATAGTACAAATACATAAATTGCACCCCATCTTAACGATTAAATATTACTAGAAAAAACATCcactatacaaatttatttttaccagaCTAACATATGATCATGTCATCAACTAGTCACTTAAACTTAGTCCATCTAAACTAagtaacaaataaaacaataaatcgCATACGAATAAATTGAACATAGAATTTTTGAATTACTACAGCTTAGTTcgattttcaaattcatttattggcCTTTTGATTACATAAAGTATCGATTCGAGGGCAGTTGAGAATGTTGTTCGTTAGATAAAGTTTATAATCTTACTATCACTGTAACAAATggtaaaaatcaaattttcaggTCAGGCCAATATCCCACCAAACAGTCTTCAACACGAACGCGTACATAATGCTCTACGAGCTCGAGCCTTCGTCTCTAGTCCCGAAACAATCCGTCCAAGCGAGCCAGAGAAGCAAAGCGAGCAGTACCATTACGGAACCGCGACCTTCCATAACCAAATCACCTCTTATAAGCCCTTCGACCCCCTCCACGTCGAGAACAGCGGAAAAAATGGTGCCGTCGTCCCCTGAAAGTTTGCCTAGTCCAAAGAGCGGCGCTCCCGTAACTCCCAAGTTGCCCTTAGGTGTCGGGTTCACTAGCGAAAAAGTTTACGGGCCCGAGTTGCCGCCGAGTAGAAACACCGGTAATGTCTCGTCGAGTAACGGCAAGACCGCGAAGGTGGTTAGTAGTTCGTCGTCGATATCGCCCAAACTTACGGATGAATCGAGTACGGAGTCCAGTGAGGAGGAGGTAAGACACAATACGTTTTAGAAatatatcaaaatcaaaatatgctttattgtcataagagATAATCTTGTCGACAAAGCTGTATGGGAAGAATTGCATTACCATACATaggtacaaacaaaaaaaaacatatatacaaTACACAAATCATACATAAGTATAAAATAGCAACTAAAATAATGcgcaaaaaagaaaaacttttacaGCAAAACTTAAGTACTGCATACACATTTCTGACAGGGCACAGACAAATATTTGacagaaaacataaaatatataatgtcaTATGTTAAAATCTATCTAAAAAGAAGTCATTTACTTCATAGTAGCCTCCTGcaaccaacaattttttaacccttttcCTAAAGACTATATTACTTTGCACTTCCTTAATATCCGCTGGAagatgattaaacatttttttaccatcaaatataaatGACCTTTTTATTAATGGGTTTGAGGGTACAGGCAAGATCACATCATTAGCCCTTCTGCTGCTATAATGGTGCCTATCTGCATCATTGAGATCTCTGTACTTCTTGTGAATTAAGCACACCGTTTTCAGTATAAATAAAGAAGGCAATGTAAGGATTTTGTGAGTAATAAAAAGTTCTCTACATGAATCTCTTATACCTACTTTGCAAACATATCTGATAGCCCTCtttttttcaagataaaaacACTCATAAATAATTGATTGGTACATGCACCCCAAAAACACAAACCATACCTCAGATCTGACTCAATCAGTGCAAAATAGGCATTCCTGGCCATACCAAACTCTACTTCTCTTGCTATGATTTTAAGGGCATAACAATTAGACGCCAACTTGTTGCACAATAATCTGATATGACTTTCAAACTTCAATTTGTTGTCAAGACTTATTCCCAATAACTTATTctcatttaaatgatttaaatcaaTGTTTCCAAGGCAAACTCTGCTCAAACTGCA from Anthonomus grandis grandis chromosome 8, icAntGran1.3, whole genome shotgun sequence includes:
- the LOC126739153 gene encoding ubiquitin carboxyl-terminal hydrolase 36 isoform X1, which gives rise to MKMPASTVDVVGAALKASLSKNEESSNLDAQLAGSTKKALLSNTEYEPAESYQSSVLDVLKSKYIVLKSPQSQQNPTPPEQETRSDDTLKLAKQELYPLDKIQLGWSSTGDWSVGAGMVNMGNTCYLNSTLQALFHVPSLVNWLMSDKEHALKCQDNGTCIICAMRKTLQESQQRNISSIRPILIYNKLRLVCRNLIPGRQEDAHEFLRYLVEAMEKSFLQRFKNNNMFDSKVKETTPLNQILGGYLRSAVRCLRCGHVSTTFQHFQDLLLDVRKAQTLEEALELYFSREKLDDESYHCEACQKKVPATKQFQLERAPMVLCIQLKRFSVSNNKITKHIAFRQRLDLSHYARQKPNVPLVYRLVALVTHMGPTVSCGHYTAVAQAPSGNFYQFDDSMVRPISHQTVFNTNAYIMLYELEPSSLVPKQSVQASQRSKASSTITEPRPSITKSPLISPSTPSTSRTAEKMVPSSPESLPSPKSGAPVTPKLPLGVGFTSEKVYGPELPPSRNTGNVSSSNGKTAKVVSSSSSISPKLTDESSTESSEEEESSKPTPTPSSPPTKEADSSTVVEDDPLRIDHHTSPEASPTASSVVSTSVSSMSSPEVLISRKNNSPSKSLVPYETGDTSGSEDSNHSDTNNRVTTKATFGDWQVTSSTDVATTQKEVETPKSLQWDKKKIDSGNVVNELFKMSTSGYSAPVSTWNGTRSQLDKEVNEEKRMERKRSLADSSVDQGRTKHPKVNSNYNKSKSNPGYNPVQEYHNMKNWNNSNGSGNGYHHKPYYHNNNRHKRNFHNKGGGFHKNGYRFR
- the LOC126739153 gene encoding ubiquitin carboxyl-terminal hydrolase 36 isoform X2, producing MKMPASTVDVVGAALKASLSKNEESSNLDAQLAGSTKKALLSNTEYEPAESYQSSVLDVLKSKYIVLKSPQSQQNPTPPEQETRSDDTLKLAKQELYPLDKIQLGWSSTGDWSVGAGMVNMGNTCYLNSTLQALFHVPSLVNWLMSDKEHALKCQDNGTCIICAMRKTLQESQQRNISSIRPILIYNKLRLVCRNLIPGRQEDAHEFLRYLVEAMEKSFLQRFKNNNMFDSKVKETTPLNQILGGYLRSAVRCLRCGHVSTTFQHFQDLLLDVRKAQTLEEALELYFSREKLDDESYHCEACQKKVPATKQFQLERAPMVLCIQLKRFSVSNNKITKHIAFRQRLDLSHYARQKPNVPLVYRLVALVTHMGPTVSCGHYTAVAQAPSGNFYQFDDSMVRPISHQTVFNTNAYIMLYELEPSSLVPKQSVQASQRSKASSTITEPRPSITKSPLISPSTPSTSRTAEKMVPSSPESLPSPKSGAPVTPKLPLGVGFTSEKVYGPELPPSRNTGNVSSSNGKTAKVVSSSSSISPKLTDESSTESSEEEESSKPTPTPSSPPTKEADSSTVVEDDPLRIDHHTSPEASPTASSVVSTSVSSMSSPEVLISRKNNSPSKSLVPYETGDTSGSEDSNHSDTNNRVTTKATFGDWQVTSSTDVATTQKEVETPKSLQWDKKKIDSGNVVNELFKMSTSGYSAPVSTWNGTRSQLDKEVNEEKRMERKRSLADSSVDQGRTKHPKVNSNYNKSKSNPGYNPVQVGIPQYEKLEQQ